A genome region from Chthonomonas sp. includes the following:
- a CDS encoding family 10 glycosylhydrolase produces MKKLAGLLTLALIQIAPAQYLDSRPVRGAWLRGDGSTIGLEIAFANLRAAGITDVFLETFYHGVTIGAAGTFNQRYPGTDYLAQAIPIATRYGLRLHAWLETSYWQYDTTGGYNFTANPEYRVWNVATNATGGDQALQVFANLTLPGVQAKLRAYTGELAAYAGLWGIQTDYHRFPLDNSTSDNFPSPWSYDTTSQSLFSTFIGSSVTLSTQAARTSQGQYANFLAWRRARIAEAANQMRQGIIAVNSDLTFSGAIFASAMSSSAQVAKCQDWPTMAAQGYLEAIVPMAYGSTTASINTDLQTTQNSASGRPIWAGLAITGGATHPALTSQLATVKARGIESWIVFDGSWFASPTEQTSTKTWLNANAMPQRADLNGDGEVDFRDWTVFRGLYSGSPVAYSGRADWNSDGQLTTLDNQRLRQAIAENRLGARGMLTDGDRAIFDQVFTGPSTGASSPNLMNFDGDADVDQDDRRAMEFIGSPKRVFFGDIALLNSHFGPARLFTFEIADANGQILSTVQARANGSGKFALALPGDDAYRVAVKHEHWLRRVVSVAAGTSDVPEVPMSLRNGDVNGDNIVDIADYSVLAGAFDAALGDAAFVSGADLNEDLIVDIADYAILAGSFDMVGDELN; encoded by the coding sequence ATGAAGAAGCTCGCCGGGCTGCTTACCCTGGCCCTGATCCAAATCGCCCCGGCTCAGTACCTGGATTCGCGTCCGGTGCGCGGAGCTTGGCTTCGCGGAGATGGCAGCACGATCGGGCTGGAAATCGCTTTTGCGAACCTGCGGGCGGCGGGGATCACCGACGTGTTCCTGGAGACTTTCTACCACGGCGTCACGATTGGGGCGGCGGGGACCTTTAACCAACGCTATCCAGGAACCGACTACCTGGCTCAGGCGATCCCGATTGCGACTCGCTACGGCTTGCGGCTGCATGCGTGGCTCGAGACTTCCTACTGGCAGTACGACACAACGGGGGGATACAACTTCACCGCCAACCCGGAATACCGCGTGTGGAACGTGGCGACAAACGCGACGGGCGGCGACCAAGCGTTGCAAGTGTTCGCCAACCTTACTCTGCCGGGAGTGCAAGCCAAGCTTCGCGCCTATACGGGCGAACTAGCGGCTTACGCCGGCCTTTGGGGAATCCAAACTGACTACCACCGATTCCCGCTCGACAATAGCACCAGCGACAACTTCCCCAGCCCGTGGAGCTACGACACCACTTCGCAAAGTCTGTTCTCGACGTTTATTGGTTCGAGCGTCACCCTGAGTACGCAGGCGGCGCGGACCTCGCAGGGGCAGTACGCCAACTTTTTGGCGTGGCGGCGAGCGCGCATTGCCGAAGCCGCCAACCAGATGCGCCAGGGCATCATCGCGGTGAACTCGGACCTCACGTTCTCGGGCGCGATTTTCGCCTCGGCGATGAGCAGCAGCGCCCAGGTGGCCAAGTGCCAAGATTGGCCGACAATGGCCGCTCAAGGCTACTTGGAAGCGATTGTGCCCATGGCCTACGGTTCGACAACCGCTTCCATCAACACCGATTTGCAGACCACTCAAAACTCGGCCTCGGGCCGTCCGATTTGGGCGGGCCTCGCGATCACCGGAGGGGCCACACACCCGGCGCTGACCTCGCAACTGGCGACCGTGAAGGCGCGAGGCATCGAGAGTTGGATCGTCTTCGATGGGTCGTGGTTTGCCTCGCCGACCGAGCAGACGTCCACCAAGACTTGGCTGAACGCCAACGCCATGCCGCAACGCGCCGATCTCAACGGCGATGGCGAAGTTGATTTCCGTGACTGGACAGTATTCCGCGGCCTGTATTCAGGTTCGCCGGTGGCCTATTCGGGGCGCGCGGATTGGAATTCCGACGGGCAACTCACGACTCTGGACAACCAACGCCTGCGACAAGCGATCGCGGAGAATCGCTTGGGTGCGCGCGGAATGCTCACGGATGGCGACCGCGCAATCTTTGATCAGGTGTTCACCGGGCCCAGCACCGGCGCGAGCAGCCCCAACTTGATGAACTTTGACGGCGACGCCGATGTGGACCAAGACGACCGCCGCGCGATGGAGTTTATTGGCAGCCCGAAACGGGTGTTCTTTGGCGATATCGCCCTGCTCAACAGCCACTTTGGCCCGGCTCGCCTGTTTACTTTTGAAATTGCCGACGCCAACGGGCAGATTTTGAGCACAGTTCAGGCGCGCGCCAACGGCTCGGGCAAGTTTGCTTTGGCTTTGCCCGGCGACGACGCCTACCGCGTGGCGGTGAAGCACGAGCACTGGCTCCGGCGCGTGGTGAGCGTGGCGGCCGGGACGAGCGACGTGCCCGAGGTGCCGATGAGCCTGCGGAATGGCGACGTAAACGGCGACAACATCGTGGATATCGCCGACTACTCGGTGCTGGCGGGGGCGTTTGATGCCGCGCTCGGCGACGCCGCGTTTGTGAGTGGCGCAGACCTCAACGAGGATCTCATCGTCGACATTGCCGACTATGCGATCCTCGCGGGTTCGTTTGATATGGTGGGCGACGAACTAAACTAG
- a CDS encoding ABC transporter ATP-binding protein gives MLKISDINVYYGAIHALKGVSMEVEKGEIVSIIGSNGAGKSTLLRTISGLLKPRNGSIQFLGDDIGGMRADLIVKAGIGQSPEGRRIFTNMSVQENLQLGAFIRRDAAGIAEDVEKVLGLFPRLQERYKQNAGTLSGGEQQMLAIGRAMMSRPQLLLLDEPSMGLAPNLVAEIFRIILNISATGVTVLVVEQNAHRALEIANRAYVLETGSMVLSGMGKDLLDDPRVREAYLGG, from the coding sequence ATGCTCAAGATTTCGGACATTAACGTTTACTACGGGGCGATCCACGCCCTAAAAGGCGTCAGCATGGAGGTCGAAAAGGGCGAGATCGTCTCCATCATCGGCTCCAACGGAGCCGGCAAGAGCACCCTCCTCCGCACCATCTCGGGCTTGCTCAAGCCTCGCAATGGCTCAATCCAGTTTTTGGGCGATGATATTGGCGGCATGCGAGCCGACCTGATCGTGAAAGCCGGGATCGGTCAGAGTCCCGAAGGTCGCCGAATCTTTACGAACATGAGCGTGCAGGAAAACCTGCAACTCGGAGCCTTCATTCGGCGCGACGCCGCGGGCATTGCCGAGGATGTCGAAAAGGTGCTCGGCCTGTTTCCGCGGCTACAAGAGCGGTACAAGCAAAACGCCGGGACCCTCAGTGGCGGCGAGCAGCAGATGCTGGCCATTGGCCGCGCCATGATGAGTCGCCCGCAGTTGCTGCTTTTGGATGAACCCAGCATGGGCCTCGCGCCGAACTTGGTGGCCGAGATTTTCCGGATCATCCTCAACATCAGTGCCACCGGCGTGACCGTTCTCGTGGTCGAGCAAAACGCGCACCGCGCCCTCGAAATTGCGAATCGGGCCTACGTTCTGGAGACCGGCAGCATGGTGCTGAGCGGCATGGGCAAGGATCTCCTAGACGATCCGCGGGTGAGAGAAGCGTATTTGGGTGGCTAG
- the galE gene encoding UDP-glucose 4-epimerase GalE — MILVVGGAGFVGSHVCKALRAEGIPHLIFDSLEKGFRPATQGSQLFEGDITNPSSLDQVFAENDIDVVMHFAAYIEVGESTKEPARYYRNNLYGVMTLLDAMRAHGVSKFVFSSTAAVYGEPQYVPIDEKHPKDPTSPYGETKWNVERMIQSYDRAYGLKSVALRYFNAAGSDPEGVIGENHNPETHLIPRTILAAMGKVPPLTVFGTDWDTPDGTCLRDYVHVMDLAAAHILATKHLRAGGESRQFNLGNGNGFSVREVIDAVARITGMPVPNQDGPRRDGDPARLIASSEAIRKEFGWTPKYPDLDTMVEHAWAWRQTHPDGY; from the coding sequence ATGATTCTTGTAGTTGGCGGCGCCGGTTTCGTCGGGTCGCACGTGTGCAAAGCGCTGCGCGCCGAGGGCATTCCCCACCTCATTTTCGACTCGCTGGAGAAGGGCTTCCGCCCCGCGACACAAGGCTCGCAGCTGTTCGAGGGCGATATCACCAACCCGAGCTCGCTGGATCAGGTGTTTGCCGAAAACGACATTGATGTGGTGATGCACTTCGCGGCGTACATCGAGGTCGGCGAGAGCACCAAAGAGCCCGCGCGCTACTACCGCAACAATCTGTATGGCGTGATGACCCTACTTGATGCGATGCGAGCGCATGGCGTCAGCAAGTTCGTGTTCAGCTCGACCGCCGCTGTGTATGGCGAACCGCAGTACGTGCCGATCGATGAGAAGCACCCCAAGGACCCGACCAGTCCGTACGGCGAAACGAAGTGGAACGTCGAGCGCATGATTCAAAGTTACGACCGCGCGTACGGCCTCAAATCGGTGGCTTTGCGCTACTTTAACGCCGCCGGTTCCGACCCCGAGGGCGTGATCGGTGAGAACCACAATCCGGAAACGCACCTCATTCCGCGAACGATTTTGGCGGCCATGGGCAAGGTGCCGCCCCTCACCGTGTTCGGCACGGATTGGGATACGCCCGACGGCACCTGCCTGCGCGACTACGTGCACGTGATGGACCTCGCCGCGGCCCACATTCTGGCGACCAAGCACTTGCGCGCGGGCGGTGAGAGCCGCCAGTTCAACTTGGGCAACGGCAACGGCTTCAGCGTGCGCGAAGTGATTGACGCCGTCGCCCGCATCACCGGCATGCCGGTGCCCAACCAAGACGGCCCGCGTCGCGATGGCGACCCGGCGCGCTTAATTGCCAGCAGCGAGGCGATTCGTAAGGAGTTCGGCTGGACGCCGAAGTACCCCGACCTCGACACGATGGTAGAGCACGCTTGGGCGTGGCGGCAGACGCACCCCGACGGATACTAA
- a CDS encoding heavy metal translocating P-type ATPase, which translates to MLNLPRIMMVLTVACGLGLVASYFTAGNVAVMVSIACGSVFAVKTMLESLRARQLDVNLLMVLAAIGAVLVGQPREAAVLLFLFSLSSALEEMAMAKTEAAIGALVKLRPATALRVQADGTHEVPLEEVAVGDVVRLNPFSIVPLDGVLLGESSFNEAAISGESQPVHKIAGDNAIAGTQNLGTRADVRVTAAAGNTTLDRIVRLVEEAQEKPTSGERISRWFAATYTAFVLAVALISFAVRFFGLHETVAQAGYHSLILLVALSPCALVISAPAAALSALAFAARRGILVRGGLALEQAGMVTAVNLDKTGTLTTGKFDVAEVCVLHEPIVECWRPGSRPNEAVLEVLRLVASTESASQHPIAVAILDFARRTAVEWPEPQNVEVVPGKGLRAVVGGISTKVGQLSFFEPAELGHELNEHAAEMGERGLTVVVVSAGDVQAALGLRDTPRADAPELLSGFRKLGIGHIRMLTGDNAKTAHAVAKELGLQEFEAGMTPERKHELVQQQVRQGEIVMMVGDGVNDAPALAEAHVGVAMGGLGNEVALEVADVVLVQDRIQRLPLLVALGRKTRANIRFNLWFAGGMIAALTLGSLVGWVPLSWAVLGHEGSTALVVLNGLRLLGGAGAERMLE; encoded by the coding sequence ATGCTGAACCTGCCGCGAATCATGATGGTCCTCACCGTGGCCTGCGGTCTCGGGCTGGTGGCGAGCTACTTCACCGCCGGCAACGTCGCCGTCATGGTCAGCATTGCCTGCGGGTCGGTGTTCGCGGTCAAGACGATGCTCGAATCGCTGCGAGCCCGCCAACTCGATGTCAACCTGTTGATGGTGCTGGCCGCCATTGGCGCGGTGCTCGTGGGGCAGCCGCGCGAGGCCGCGGTGTTGCTGTTTTTGTTCTCGTTGAGCAGCGCGCTGGAGGAGATGGCGATGGCGAAAACCGAGGCGGCCATCGGTGCGCTCGTGAAACTCCGGCCGGCCACGGCGTTGCGAGTTCAGGCCGATGGCACGCATGAGGTGCCTCTGGAAGAGGTGGCAGTCGGCGATGTGGTGCGCCTCAACCCGTTCTCCATTGTGCCGCTGGACGGCGTGTTGCTCGGCGAATCCAGCTTCAACGAGGCCGCGATCAGTGGCGAGAGCCAACCCGTGCACAAAATCGCTGGCGACAACGCCATCGCGGGCACGCAGAATCTGGGGACGCGGGCTGACGTTCGGGTCACGGCGGCGGCGGGCAACACGACCCTCGACCGAATTGTGCGGCTCGTCGAAGAGGCTCAGGAAAAGCCGACCAGCGGAGAGCGGATCAGCCGGTGGTTCGCCGCGACCTACACCGCCTTTGTGTTGGCGGTGGCGCTCATTTCGTTTGCGGTTCGTTTCTTTGGTTTGCATGAGACGGTGGCGCAAGCGGGCTACCATTCGCTAATTCTGCTCGTCGCCTTGAGCCCGTGCGCGTTGGTCATTTCGGCACCGGCCGCGGCGCTGAGCGCGCTCGCCTTCGCCGCTCGACGCGGGATATTGGTGCGCGGCGGGTTGGCTCTGGAACAGGCGGGAATGGTCACCGCCGTCAACCTGGACAAGACCGGCACGCTGACCACGGGCAAGTTCGACGTCGCCGAGGTGTGCGTGTTACACGAGCCGATCGTGGAGTGCTGGCGCCCCGGATCGCGCCCCAACGAGGCTGTGCTGGAGGTCTTGCGACTGGTCGCCTCCACCGAGAGCGCGAGCCAGCACCCGATCGCGGTAGCGATTCTCGACTTCGCGCGGCGCACCGCCGTCGAATGGCCCGAACCCCAAAATGTCGAGGTCGTACCCGGCAAGGGGCTACGCGCGGTGGTCGGCGGAATCAGCACGAAAGTCGGGCAGCTGAGCTTTTTTGAACCCGCCGAGCTTGGCCACGAACTCAATGAGCACGCCGCGGAAATGGGCGAGCGCGGGCTTACTGTCGTAGTTGTTTCCGCGGGCGACGTGCAGGCGGCGCTGGGTCTACGCGACACGCCGCGCGCGGACGCCCCCGAGCTTCTGTCCGGCTTCCGCAAGCTGGGCATTGGCCACATTCGGATGCTCACTGGCGACAACGCCAAAACCGCGCACGCCGTCGCGAAAGAACTCGGCCTCCAAGAATTTGAAGCGGGGATGACGCCTGAGCGCAAACACGAGCTGGTTCAACAACAGGTGCGGCAAGGCGAGATCGTGATGATGGTCGGCGACGGCGTGAACGACGCGCCCGCGCTCGCCGAGGCCCATGTCGGCGTCGCGATGGGCGGCCTCGGCAACGAAGTGGCGCTCGAAGTTGCCGACGTCGTGCTCGTGCAAGACCGCATTCAGCGGCTCCCGCTCTTGGTGGCGCTCGGGCGAAAAACGCGCGCCAACATCCGGTTCAATCTGTGGTTCGCGGGTGGCATGATTGCGGCCCTCACGCTCGGCTCGCTCGTGGGTTGGGTGCCGCTGTCGTGGGCCGTGCTCGGCCACGAAGGGAGCACCGCCTTGGTGGTTCTGAACGGTCTACGGCTGCTTGGAGGGGCGGGCGCCGAGCGCATGTTGGAGTAA
- the tsaD gene encoding tRNA (adenosine(37)-N6)-threonylcarbamoyltransferase complex transferase subunit TsaD has protein sequence MKLLDGLVLGIESSCDETSVAILDGFNVRANIVASQIAMHQQWGGVVPEAAARAHVQSMIPCIASALQAAGASIADVRGIAVTNRPGLVGALSVGVTAAKALSVAQGVPLVGVHHLEGHLMSAHFAATRPEFPHVALIVSGGHTEIVLVRAPGDYEIFGETIDDAAGEAFDKCARLLGIPYPGGRGLQELAATGNSRAFDLPRSLPKDPFNFSFSGLKTAALRLIEREGPGINRHDAAASIQAAIVDVLVKKVMHALREIGDVWGLTLVGGVAANSELRSRLADKCQQSGFGFATPPMEFCTDNAAMIALAGSWRLAQGQADDSSLDVFPNAELPSSTHQNQS, from the coding sequence GTGAAACTGCTCGACGGCTTGGTGCTTGGCATTGAAAGCAGTTGCGACGAAACGAGCGTGGCGATTCTCGATGGGTTCAACGTGCGCGCTAACATCGTGGCGAGCCAAATCGCAATGCACCAGCAGTGGGGTGGAGTGGTTCCCGAGGCCGCAGCCCGCGCCCACGTGCAAAGCATGATTCCATGCATCGCCTCGGCCCTGCAAGCCGCGGGAGCCTCGATCGCTGACGTGCGCGGAATCGCTGTCACGAACCGCCCGGGCTTGGTCGGCGCGCTTTCGGTCGGCGTCACCGCGGCCAAGGCCCTAAGCGTCGCGCAAGGCGTTCCGCTGGTGGGAGTCCACCACTTGGAGGGGCACTTGATGAGCGCCCACTTTGCCGCCACGCGGCCTGAGTTTCCGCACGTCGCGCTGATCGTGAGCGGCGGTCACACCGAAATCGTGCTCGTGCGGGCCCCGGGCGACTACGAGATTTTCGGCGAGACCATTGACGACGCGGCGGGCGAAGCGTTCGACAAGTGCGCCCGACTGCTCGGCATCCCGTATCCTGGCGGACGTGGCTTGCAGGAACTCGCGGCAACGGGCAATTCGCGCGCGTTCGACCTGCCGCGTAGCCTGCCCAAAGACCCGTTCAACTTCAGCTTTAGCGGTCTCAAAACGGCCGCCCTCCGCTTGATTGAGCGCGAAGGGCCGGGCATCAATCGGCACGACGCGGCGGCTAGCATTCAGGCCGCCATCGTGGATGTGCTTGTGAAAAAGGTCATGCACGCGTTACGCGAGATCGGCGACGTGTGGGGCCTGACTTTGGTGGGCGGCGTGGCCGCCAACAGCGAGCTGCGCTCGCGACTTGCCGACAAGTGCCAGCAATCTGGCTTCGGGTTTGCGACGCCGCCGATGGAGTTTTGCACCGACAACGCGGCCATGATCGCGCTCGCGGGATCGTGGCGCTTGGCTCAGGGGCAGGCCGACGACTCTTCGCTGGACGTGTTTCCAAACGCCGAGCTACCATCCTCGACGCACCAAAACCAGTCGTAA
- a CDS encoding TlpA family protein disulfide reductase, with product MRAKTVFLLTAVASLVFAQTAPPAAQKAPTLEERIAEFNKANMGKPMADFTMSTISDNKLTNKDLMGKIVVIDFWATWCGPCKAAAPKINAMHKELASEGVVFIGANAGERDKDGKRVQTKENAVAYQAEHKYEYTFTYGNDDLMKKLKAPAYPSFLIIDRKGVVRETMVGFNEAKMRQALKELMAEPN from the coding sequence ATGCGAGCTAAAACCGTTTTCCTGCTCACCGCTGTCGCAAGCCTCGTCTTCGCCCAAACAGCACCACCCGCCGCGCAAAAAGCACCCACGCTGGAAGAGCGCATTGCTGAATTCAACAAGGCCAACATGGGCAAGCCGATGGCTGACTTCACGATGTCAACTATCTCCGACAACAAACTCACCAACAAGGACCTGATGGGCAAGATCGTGGTCATTGATTTCTGGGCAACCTGGTGCGGCCCGTGCAAGGCCGCCGCGCCGAAGATCAACGCTATGCATAAGGAACTCGCGAGCGAAGGTGTGGTGTTCATCGGCGCCAATGCCGGCGAACGCGACAAGGACGGCAAGCGAGTGCAAACCAAGGAAAATGCGGTTGCCTACCAAGCCGAGCACAAGTACGAATACACATTCACCTACGGCAACGATGACCTGATGAAGAAGCTGAAGGCACCGGCTTACCCGAGCTTCCTGATCATCGACCGCAAGGGCGTGGTGCGCGAAACCATGGTTGGCTTCAACGAAGCCAAGATGCGCCAAGCCTTGAAGGAACTGATGGCCGAGCCGAACTAG
- the rimI gene encoding ribosomal protein S18-alanine N-acetyltransferase: MASSPMDLSTLRYETLREEHIESVLAIEKAGQSAPWSAASFRNEINHKHAVFLVAFLGGEIVGYVGVWLLVDEAHITTVMVRDDHRRQGLGDRLVREALTRAREKGMTDATLEVRAGNIAALKLYERLGFLNVAVRKRYYPDNQEDAVVMWLYNLAEAKL, translated from the coding sequence GTGGCTAGTTCGCCGATGGACCTGTCCACGCTGCGCTACGAAACCCTGCGCGAAGAACATATCGAATCGGTGCTCGCCATTGAGAAAGCGGGGCAATCTGCGCCGTGGTCCGCGGCCTCCTTCCGCAACGAAATCAACCACAAGCACGCCGTGTTTTTGGTCGCCTTTCTCGGCGGCGAGATTGTCGGCTACGTCGGTGTTTGGCTCTTGGTTGATGAGGCGCACATCACCACCGTCATGGTTCGCGACGATCACCGTCGCCAGGGTCTCGGCGATCGTCTCGTCCGGGAGGCCCTCACCCGAGCCCGCGAAAAAGGCATGACCGACGCCACGCTCGAAGTTCGAGCCGGCAATATCGCCGCGCTGAAGCTCTACGAGCGGCTGGGATTTCTTAATGTCGCTGTGCGCAAGCGCTACTACCCGGACAACCAAGAGGACGCAGTGGTGATGTGGCTCTACAACCTCGCCGAGGCTAAGCTGTGA
- a CDS encoding class I SAM-dependent methyltransferase, which translates to MESPQFSFGSAAVAARYDETAPRLVPGYQEVLAAIPSLFPSATRLLVVGCGTGREIDVLRGEGRRIVGVDPAQAMLDVARERFGGDRSVQLLWGEVDNLAPDDEFDGATCLLVGHFLADKVRLWRSIRRHLATGSVLMTADFCSDDVPADRDAWIHMLTENGLPPAFIENERQVFDQKFNISSCAAYLEGLTEAGFDEVTVLARHHWTTVVTARVS; encoded by the coding sequence ATGGAATCGCCGCAATTTTCCTTTGGCAGCGCCGCGGTCGCGGCTCGTTACGATGAAACAGCGCCTCGGCTGGTGCCGGGATATCAAGAAGTTTTAGCGGCAATTCCTTCTCTTTTTCCTAGTGCAACGCGTCTGCTCGTGGTCGGTTGCGGGACTGGTCGGGAGATCGACGTGCTGCGTGGCGAGGGCCGGCGGATTGTCGGCGTTGATCCGGCCCAAGCGATGCTGGACGTAGCCCGAGAACGCTTTGGTGGCGATCGTTCTGTGCAACTTCTATGGGGTGAAGTAGACAATTTAGCCCCGGATGACGAGTTCGATGGCGCAACTTGCCTGCTGGTGGGGCACTTTTTGGCCGACAAGGTGCGGTTGTGGCGTTCAATCCGGCGACACCTTGCGACCGGCAGCGTGTTGATGACCGCCGACTTTTGCAGTGACGATGTGCCCGCCGACCGCGATGCCTGGATTCACATGCTCACGGAGAACGGTTTGCCTCCCGCCTTCATTGAAAACGAACGCCAAGTTTTTGACCAAAAATTTAACATTTCTTCGTGTGCTGCGTATTTGGAAGGTCTCACGGAAGCGGGATTTGATGAAGTCACGGTACTAGCTCGGCATCATTGGACCACGGTCGTAACCGCACGGGTATCTTGA
- a CDS encoding LD-carboxypeptidase: MSGVSRRGFLAATGVGLTATSFAMSKSPILRPGDQVAAIGPAGRLEPDFIQALLGNLRSLGLEPVLGPNAERRHQFFAGTDEQRASDLNEAIRNPKIRAISCLRGGWGCARILPLIDWSAWRADPKPVIGFSDITALLVAAMGHKVPLGFHGSQAPPPEKPLSTASFRRALMETGPYHIFASGGESPPLAVDRASSDPVRGRLIGGNLMVLNQLIGTGYLPSFKDKILFLEDVNEAPYRIDRMLTQMHMAGVFKGVRAVLLGQFTKCDDPDSTDVPTAMEVLREQLGKLNVPIVSNIQFGHIREQLMLPVGAEVTLNTGSQPELWWHR, encoded by the coding sequence ATGAGCGGAGTGTCCCGGCGTGGCTTTTTGGCGGCGACTGGCGTCGGACTGACCGCGACCTCCTTCGCCATGAGCAAGTCCCCGATTCTTCGTCCCGGCGACCAAGTGGCCGCCATCGGCCCCGCTGGTCGGCTGGAGCCCGACTTCATCCAAGCGCTGCTTGGCAACTTGCGGAGCCTTGGGCTAGAGCCGGTGCTCGGCCCCAATGCCGAGCGGCGGCATCAGTTCTTCGCCGGGACCGACGAGCAGCGGGCATCCGACCTGAATGAGGCGATTCGCAACCCCAAAATTCGGGCAATATCCTGTCTGCGCGGCGGGTGGGGTTGCGCCCGCATTCTGCCGCTCATTGATTGGTCCGCGTGGCGCGCCGACCCCAAGCCGGTCATCGGGTTTAGCGACATCACGGCCTTGCTGGTGGCGGCGATGGGCCACAAGGTTCCGCTCGGATTCCACGGCTCGCAAGCGCCGCCGCCCGAAAAGCCGCTGAGCACGGCTTCGTTCCGGCGAGCGCTGATGGAAACCGGGCCGTATCACATCTTTGCGTCGGGCGGCGAGTCGCCGCCGCTGGCGGTGGACCGGGCAAGTTCAGACCCCGTGCGGGGGCGGCTGATTGGCGGCAATCTCATGGTGCTCAACCAGCTCATCGGCACGGGCTATCTGCCGTCGTTCAAGGACAAGATTCTGTTTCTGGAGGACGTGAACGAGGCGCCCTATCGCATCGATCGCATGCTTACGCAAATGCACATGGCGGGCGTGTTCAAGGGCGTGCGCGCGGTGCTTTTGGGGCAGTTCACCAAGTGCGACGACCCCGATTCGACGGACGTGCCGACGGCCATGGAGGTGCTCCGCGAGCAGCTTGGCAAGCTCAATGTGCCGATCGTCAGCAACATCCAATTCGGCCACATTCGCGAGCAACTGATGTTGCCGGTCGGGGCCGAAGTGACGCTCAACACCGGATCGCAGCCCGAGCTGTGGTGGCACCGCTAG